One Roseburia rectibacter DNA window includes the following coding sequences:
- a CDS encoding cupin domain-containing protein, with amino-acid sequence MGEKLIKNVEHRKAFCLKDLVDYEAGKVASMTLAQQPGVGMTVFAFDAGEGISAHAAGGDAMVQILEGKAEITIDGVPNIVKEGESIIMPKGISHALKAVTRFKMLLTVAF; translated from the coding sequence ATGGGAGAAAAATTAATCAAAAACGTAGAGCACAGAAAAGCATTTTGTCTGAAAGATCTTGTAGACTATGAAGCAGGAAAAGTAGCAAGCATGACACTTGCACAGCAGCCGGGTGTAGGCATGACAGTATTTGCATTTGATGCAGGTGAGGGTATCAGTGCACACGCAGCAGGCGGGGATGCGATGGTTCAGATCTTAGAGGGTAAAGCAGAGATCACGATCGACGGAGTGCCAAATATCGTAAAAGAAGGCGAGTCCATTATTATGCCAAAAGGTATTTCCCATGCGCTTAAGGCTGTGACACGTTTTAAAATGCTTCTTACAGTGGCTTTTTAG
- a CDS encoding methyl-accepting chemotaxis protein: protein MKSKSVKNSLTIMCLLFVLVSAVVIGSISIANISTMTSMANKNYENAMLDGYNTEIKSQVQSVIAILQAEYDKFQNGGLTEDEAKKEAVEIVRNMRYRDDGSGYFWIDDTDYNLVMHPILTEQEGNNRYDLTDQNGIKIIQEIMKVSTGSDGGGFNEFYFTKADGVTVAPKIAYSQIFTPWNWVVSTGNYVDDMDAEMDIAKNEVHEKYQTMITVLIIIALVIAVAAFIASRIFGNTICKPLIEIQNFANRMSTGDLTTGVSVSSKNELGKTAGALDLAQQEVVGLISNIDGVSSHLQSAVSDFKKNFDSMNESIQNVSAAINEIAQNSNSQAASTSSASENIAEIADGIADTSSEMESLDQNAQLMQDRSNKSMETLHRLIDVNSTTKTDIDSMYNQTAQTNDSVNKISQAATLISEIASQTNLLSLNASIEAARAGEAGRGFAVVAEEIGGLATQSAQTVSEINNIISELSQNSEKSMELMKKMSEASDEQVAALESTQQMFEDLKGALDSCMASIQTITGKIQNVNSQRELVTESIDTLTQLATDNASSTEETSAMATELDAAVRQSSELVSALADDISKLSADMKQFKL, encoded by the coding sequence ATGAAAAGCAAAAGTGTTAAAAATTCACTGACAATAATGTGTCTTCTGTTCGTCCTCGTATCTGCTGTAGTCATCGGTAGTATTTCTATCGCAAATATCAGCACCATGACCTCCATGGCAAATAAGAACTATGAAAATGCCATGTTAGACGGGTACAATACCGAGATCAAAAGTCAGGTACAGTCTGTCATCGCCATTTTACAGGCAGAATATGACAAATTCCAAAACGGTGGTCTGACCGAAGATGAAGCAAAAAAAGAAGCAGTAGAAATCGTCCGCAACATGCGTTACAGAGATGATGGAAGCGGATATTTCTGGATTGATGACACCGACTACAACCTCGTTATGCATCCGATTTTAACCGAACAGGAGGGAAATAACCGTTATGATCTAACTGACCAGAATGGTATCAAGATCATTCAGGAGATCATGAAAGTTTCTACCGGTTCCGACGGCGGCGGCTTCAACGAGTTTTACTTTACCAAAGCAGACGGTGTTACTGTTGCCCCAAAGATTGCATACTCTCAGATTTTTACTCCATGGAACTGGGTTGTTTCCACCGGTAACTATGTAGACGATATGGATGCCGAAATGGATATTGCAAAAAATGAAGTTCACGAAAAATATCAGACTATGATCACAGTCCTGATCATCATCGCTCTGGTTATTGCAGTTGCCGCATTCATTGCATCCCGTATTTTCGGTAATACCATCTGCAAACCTTTGATTGAAATTCAGAATTTTGCAAACAGAATGTCAACCGGAGATCTGACTACCGGAGTCAGTGTTTCAAGTAAAAATGAGCTTGGTAAAACAGCCGGTGCGCTTGATCTTGCACAGCAGGAAGTCGTTGGACTTATCTCTAACATTGACGGGGTTTCCTCTCATTTACAGTCTGCCGTTTCGGATTTCAAAAAGAATTTCGACAGCATGAACGAATCTATCCAGAACGTTTCGGCTGCAATCAATGAAATTGCCCAAAACAGTAACTCTCAGGCAGCATCAACTTCAAGTGCCTCTGAAAATATTGCTGAAATTGCCGATGGCATCGCAGATACTTCCTCAGAAATGGAATCTCTTGATCAGAATGCACAGCTGATGCAGGATCGTTCCAATAAGTCCATGGAAACTTTACACAGACTGATTGATGTCAATTCTACAACCAAGACTGATATTGATTCCATGTACAACCAGACAGCACAGACCAATGATTCTGTCAACAAGATCAGTCAGGCAGCTACCTTAATCAGCGAAATCGCATCCCAGACCAACCTGCTTTCTTTAAACGCTTCCATTGAGGCAGCAAGAGCCGGTGAAGCCGGACGTGGATTCGCAGTTGTCGCCGAGGAGATCGGCGGACTTGCTACCCAGTCAGCACAGACTGTCAGCGAAATCAACAACATCATCAGTGAGCTGAGCCAGAATTCTGAAAAGTCCATGGAACTGATGAAGAAAATGAGTGAGGCTTCCGACGAACAGGTTGCAGCTCTTGAAAGTACACAGCAGATGTTTGAAGACTTAAAAGGTGCTCTTGATTCCTGTATGGCGTCCATCCAGACCATTACCGGAAAGATCCAGAATGTCAATTCTCAGCGTGAGCTTGTCACAGAGAGTATCGATACCTTGACACAGCTTGCAACCGACAATGCATCCTCCACAGAAGAGACTTCTGCTATGGCAACGGAACTGGATGCCGCTGTTCGGCAATCTTCCGAGCTTGTGTCCGCTTTGGCTGATGATATTTCAAAGCTCTCTGCAGATATGAAACAGTTTAAACTGTAA